The following proteins are co-located in the Pedobacter sp. FW305-3-2-15-E-R2A2 genome:
- a CDS encoding SusC/RagA family TonB-linked outer membrane protein, with translation MLNWSFVFSFLLCIQVSAATYSQNTKVDLDLRKVKLKDALTILGQKGNFRLLYSEEDLPATKSITLIEKDILVSDALDIFLKGTGLKFQSLEDNLVVIRSKNADAAEILVKGTVTDAKGVAVPGASVKLKGSSIATTTDAVGKYSIKVPDNGVLMFSYIGFVSQEIDVNSQGTINVKLLENSQDLSEIVVVGYGTQKKAVVSGAVTSVKGTDLAKTPTANLSNSLAGRMPGVTAMQSSGEPGYDGSSIRIRGVNSLGNSDALIVIDGVPNRAGGLERLNPNDVESVSVLKDASAAIYGSRAANGVILVTTKQGKAGKPQFSYDYSYGLQQPTRTPKMSNSVQYAEILNELKIFSSDLPDNQWSAASQGFKNTGSYLRTDNGNTITAAFRPDEMEKFRNGSDPLRYPNTDWFKTTLKNWSPQQRHNLQINGGAENIKYLISMGYLDQDGYYKKSATGYKQYDMRINLEATLNKYITTTLGVTAREELRNFPTVGAGDIFRMLMRGRPNEVEVWPNGLPGPAIEFGYNPYVTTTDLTGYNKDKRDYFQTTGKVEIKIPGVEGLKLTGTASIDKFAGRQKRWQTPWTLYSWDKQTFEADGVTPKLVGAVSSERKDASLTETAGDQLAINLMTMANYDKKIGEHAFSLMAGMTSEKVNNDGFNASRRYFLSTALQELVAGSDKEQTVGNPADAPNNLFNRARLSYFGRLGYNYKEKYLAEFLWRVDGSYIFPEDKRYGFFPGVSLGWRLSEEPFFKDNVKFVNNLKLRGSWGQMGAEAYFGDALAEYQYLSTAGFGNYVVNDQLSQTLSENRVPNPNFSWEVANNTNIGLDASFLDNKLSLEFDYFSNKRTNILISRGNSVPESSGIIDKLPPVNLGKVNNSGYEFKLSYNDRAGEFGYGISVNGGYAKNKIVFWDETPGAPEWQRSTGMPTKTELAYQFAGVFRDRAEIEANTIDYSSITPKLLPGDMKFQDTNGDGKINADDQIRLDKTSTPTFTGGLNLNLQYKNFDLSVLVQGATGGVQIIGLTESGDIGNFLEWSYKNRWTIDNPSSENPRLSNRGKTYYTDMNNAARNTYWIRSNNYIRLKNVELGYSLSGTLSKKMGLTALRVYVSGLNLFTLDKIKIWDPESTNSSAQYYPQARVINTGIKATF, from the coding sequence CCTGACCATCCTCGGACAGAAGGGTAATTTCAGATTGCTTTATAGCGAGGAAGACCTTCCTGCAACCAAAAGCATCACCCTCATCGAAAAGGACATTCTCGTGTCTGATGCACTGGATATTTTCTTAAAGGGAACCGGATTAAAATTCCAGTCGCTGGAAGATAACCTGGTGGTCATCCGCTCAAAAAATGCAGATGCAGCGGAAATATTGGTGAAAGGAACAGTAACCGATGCCAAGGGCGTCGCTGTTCCAGGAGCAAGTGTCAAACTCAAAGGCAGCAGCATCGCGACCACAACTGATGCCGTTGGAAAGTACAGCATCAAGGTTCCGGATAATGGTGTCCTGATGTTTTCGTATATCGGATTCGTAAGTCAGGAGATCGATGTGAACAGCCAGGGCACGATCAATGTGAAATTACTGGAAAATAGTCAGGACTTATCGGAGATTGTGGTTGTAGGATACGGTACGCAAAAAAAGGCGGTAGTTTCCGGAGCGGTAACCTCTGTAAAAGGGACTGATCTGGCCAAAACGCCAACGGCAAACCTGTCCAATTCCCTTGCAGGAAGGATGCCTGGGGTAACAGCTATGCAATCGAGCGGAGAGCCGGGGTATGATGGTTCTTCGATCCGTATCCGTGGTGTCAACTCCCTTGGAAATAGTGATGCCTTAATCGTGATCGATGGAGTGCCTAACAGGGCCGGTGGTTTGGAACGTCTGAACCCGAATGATGTAGAAAGCGTATCCGTATTGAAAGATGCTTCGGCGGCCATCTACGGATCCAGAGCAGCAAACGGTGTAATTTTAGTAACGACCAAACAAGGTAAAGCAGGTAAACCTCAATTTTCTTACGATTATTCCTACGGGTTACAACAGCCTACCAGAACACCTAAAATGTCGAACTCTGTTCAGTATGCAGAGATCCTGAATGAGTTGAAAATCTTTAGCTCAGATCTGCCGGACAACCAATGGAGCGCAGCTTCTCAGGGTTTCAAAAATACAGGTTCTTACCTGAGAACTGATAATGGGAATACGATTACTGCTGCTTTTCGCCCGGATGAAATGGAGAAATTCAGAAACGGCTCAGATCCGCTCCGCTATCCGAATACCGACTGGTTCAAGACGACCCTTAAAAACTGGTCGCCGCAGCAAAGACATAACCTGCAGATCAATGGAGGTGCGGAAAATATCAAATACCTGATCTCAATGGGCTACCTGGATCAGGATGGTTATTATAAAAAGTCGGCAACGGGTTATAAGCAGTACGACATGAGGATTAACCTTGAAGCGACATTAAATAAATACATCACCACTACCCTTGGGGTTACCGCAAGAGAAGAGCTGCGGAATTTCCCTACGGTAGGTGCTGGAGATATCTTCAGGATGCTGATGCGCGGAAGACCGAATGAAGTGGAGGTCTGGCCCAATGGTTTACCGGGACCAGCCATTGAATTTGGCTACAACCCTTATGTGACGACCACAGATCTCACGGGTTATAACAAAGATAAAAGAGACTATTTCCAGACTACCGGTAAAGTAGAAATCAAGATTCCCGGCGTAGAGGGATTAAAATTAACGGGTACAGCATCCATTGATAAATTTGCAGGCCGGCAAAAAAGATGGCAAACGCCATGGACCTTGTACAGCTGGGATAAACAGACTTTTGAAGCCGATGGGGTAACACCGAAGCTGGTTGGAGCGGTGAGCTCGGAACGTAAAGATGCCAGTCTGACGGAAACTGCCGGAGATCAGCTGGCGATCAACCTGATGACCATGGCCAACTACGATAAGAAAATCGGAGAACATGCTTTTAGCCTGATGGCAGGTATGACGAGTGAAAAGGTAAATAACGATGGCTTCAATGCTTCACGCCGCTATTTCCTTTCTACCGCGCTACAGGAGCTGGTTGCAGGAAGTGATAAAGAGCAAACGGTAGGCAACCCTGCAGATGCACCAAATAACTTGTTTAACAGAGCACGTCTGAGCTATTTCGGAAGGCTGGGTTACAACTATAAAGAAAAATACCTTGCCGAATTCCTTTGGAGGGTAGATGGTTCTTACATCTTCCCGGAGGATAAACGTTATGGCTTCTTTCCGGGAGTATCCCTGGGCTGGCGCTTGTCTGAAGAGCCTTTCTTTAAAGACAACGTGAAATTTGTAAACAACCTGAAACTAAGAGGTTCCTGGGGACAGATGGGAGCCGAAGCCTATTTTGGCGATGCGCTGGCAGAATATCAATACCTGAGTACCGCAGGTTTTGGAAACTATGTCGTGAACGATCAACTTAGCCAGACCTTGTCTGAAAACCGTGTTCCCAATCCGAATTTTAGCTGGGAAGTAGCGAACAATACTAATATCGGTTTAGATGCGTCCTTTCTGGACAATAAGCTGTCGCTGGAGTTTGACTATTTCTCTAATAAAAGAACAAATATCCTCATCAGCAGAGGTAATTCCGTTCCTGAAAGTTCAGGAATTATAGACAAACTGCCTCCGGTAAACCTGGGGAAAGTGAACAACAGCGGATATGAATTTAAACTGAGCTATAATGACCGGGCCGGAGAGTTTGGCTATGGCATCAGCGTAAATGGAGGATATGCAAAAAATAAGATTGTTTTCTGGGATGAAACTCCAGGTGCACCGGAATGGCAACGCTCTACAGGCATGCCTACCAAAACAGAACTGGCTTATCAGTTTGCAGGGGTTTTCAGAGACCGGGCCGAAATTGAGGCAAACACGATCGACTATAGTTCGATTACGCCGAAGTTATTGCCCGGAGACATGAAGTTTCAGGACACCAACGGAGATGGAAAGATCAATGCCGACGACCAGATCAGGCTGGATAAAACAAGTACGCCAACCTTTACAGGCGGATTAAACTTAAACCTTCAGTATAAAAACTTCGACCTGTCTGTATTGGTTCAGGGTGCTACTGGTGGGGTACAGATCATCGGCTTAACGGAATCGGGTGATATCGGAAATTTCCTGGAGTGGTCTTATAAAAACCGATGGACGATAGACAATCCAAGCTCCGAAAATCCACGCCTTTCTAACCGCGGAAAAACCTATTACACCGACATGAACAATGCTGCCAGAAATACTTACTGGATTCGCAGCAACAACTATATCAGATTAAAGAACGTGGAGTTGGGTTATTCTTTATCGGGTACTTTGAGTAAAAAGATGGGACTAACTGCTTTGAGGGTTTATGTAAGCGGACTGAACCTGTTTACACTGGATAAAATCAAAATCTGGGATCCGGAATCTACCAATTCCAGCGCTCAGTACTATCCGCAGGCCCGGGTGATCAACACCGGAATCAAAGCTACTTTTTAA